The following proteins are co-located in the Enoplosus armatus isolate fEnoArm2 chromosome 8, fEnoArm2.hap1, whole genome shotgun sequence genome:
- the stk35 gene encoding serine/threonine-protein kinase 35, whose protein sequence is MLTFNKKEVMDICDGKKRRKVSGGVRGCRRSMAAKMKREVGKVLRSRTLEDNNHTEPMQEEEDDDDCFSISFLRSDRLEPAVVVSPRYSLLREVGRGSYGVVYEAIARKTGARVAVKRLQCDAPENVELALAEFWALTSLENRHQNVVQLEECVLQRKGLAQKMSHGNKRSKQYLRLVETSLKGERILGYPEEPCYLWFVMEFCEGGDLNQYILSRRPDPQTNRSFMRQLTSAVAFLHKNNIVHRDLKPDNILISQKSGSPVLKVADFGLSKVCAGLNSKDSEEHPAAGAGGRGSNQNNIVNINKFWLSSACGSDFYMAPEVWEGHYTAKADIFALGIIIWAMIERITFIDAESKRELLGTYIRQGTEIVPVGEALLENPKMVLHIPQKARSSMSEGVKKLLQDMLAVNPQDRPDALQLEVRMDQVTCAA, encoded by the exons ATGCTTACTTTCAACAAAAAAGAAGTTATGGATATTTGCGacgggaagaagaggagaaaggtaAGCGGCGGTGTGCGGGGCTGCAGGCGGAGCATGGCCGCAAAGATGAAGCGGGAGGTGGGCAAAGTCCTCCGCTCCCGTACGCTGGAGGACAATAACCACACGGAGCCcatgcaggaggaagaggacgacgACGACTGCTTCTCCATTAGCTTCCTCCGGAGTGACCGGCTGGAGCCCGCCGTGGTGGTGTCTCCCCGCTACAGCCTGCTGCGGGAGGTGGGCCGGGGAAGCTACGGGGTGGTGTACGAGGCTATAGCCAGGAAAACAGGGGCCAGGGTGGCGGTGAAGAGGCTCCAATGCGACGCCCCGGAAAACGTAGAGCTGGCTCTGGCCGAGTTCTGGGCCCTGACCAGCCTGGAGAACCGACACCAGAATGTGGTCCAGCTGGAGGAGTGTGTCCTGCAGAGGAAGGGCCTGGCCCAGAAGATGAGCCACGGAAACAAGAGGTCCAAGCAATACCTGCGCCTGGTGGAGACGTCACTCAAAG GAGAGCGCATCCTGGGTTACCCAGAGGAGCCGTGCTACCTGTGGTTCGTCATGGAGTTCTGCGAGGGCGGGGACCTCAACCAGTACATCTTGTCCCGCCGGCCCGACCCCCAGACCAACAGGAGCTTTATGCGGCAGTTGACGAGTGCTGTAGCTTTCCTGCACAAGAACAACATTGTCCATCGCGATCTGAAGCCAGACAACATTCTCATCTCACAGAAATCTGGTTCACCGGTTCTCAAAGTGGCCGACTTTGGGCTCAGTAAAGTTTGTGCTGGCCTGAACTCCAAGGACAGTGAAGAACACCCTGCAGCAGGAGCGGGCGGCAGAGGCAGCAACCAGAACAACATCGTCAACATAAACAAGTTCTGGTTGTCTTCGGCTTGTGGCTCGGACTTCTACATGGCCCCCGAGGTGTGGGAGGGCCACTACACGGCCAAGGCTGATATCTTCGCCCTGGGCATCATCATCTGGGCGATGATCGAGCGGATCACCTTCATCGACGCAGAGTCCAAGCGCGAGCTGCTGGGCACCTACATACGGCAGGGCACAGAGATTGTACCTGTCGGGGAGGCTCTGTTGGAGAACCCCAAGATGGTTCTCCACATCCCGCAGAAGGCCAGGAGCTCCATGTCTGAGGGTGTGAAGaaactcctccaggacatgcTCGCAGTCAACCCTCAGGACCGACCAGACGCCCTCCAGCTGGAGGTGCGGATGGACCAAGTCACGTGTGCTGCGTGA